A region of Pyxidicoccus parkwaysis DNA encodes the following proteins:
- a CDS encoding class I SAM-dependent methyltransferase produces MIDVIKVAKQLKSAVLADPERFYTKETGAWVEGMPTPQEIQVRTGREPYWINLGYWRDVERVNENNVERVGELFKAAQTQMAHLLAKTARLGPEDTVLDCGNGYADQDLLWAEEYRPTRITGVNITPNQVRIGRERVRLTGLDGVIRLLEGSATALPFGANEFSVVFALESAMHFRTRSDFLREAFRVLRPGGRLVMADMCQKTDREAGVGLRRRLHYRYWRGLIAFPEANVWSTQRYLSELTGAGFKNARLDSIASDVYPGVNTAIVALRGMAAISRRLGNVTVEKVRENVLKARQIPEDQLQWTDLFNCDEYAVVYAEKP; encoded by the coding sequence ATGATCGACGTCATCAAGGTGGCAAAGCAGCTCAAGAGCGCGGTGCTGGCGGACCCCGAGCGCTTCTACACGAAGGAGACGGGCGCCTGGGTGGAGGGCATGCCCACGCCGCAGGAGATTCAGGTCCGCACGGGGCGCGAGCCGTATTGGATCAACCTCGGCTACTGGCGCGACGTGGAGCGCGTGAACGAGAACAACGTCGAGCGCGTGGGTGAGCTGTTCAAGGCCGCCCAGACGCAGATGGCGCACCTGCTGGCGAAGACGGCGCGGCTGGGCCCCGAGGACACCGTGCTGGACTGCGGCAACGGCTACGCGGACCAGGACCTGCTCTGGGCCGAGGAGTACCGCCCCACGCGCATCACCGGGGTGAACATCACGCCCAACCAGGTCCGCATCGGCCGCGAGCGCGTGCGCCTCACGGGGCTGGATGGAGTGATTCGCCTGCTGGAGGGCTCGGCGACGGCGCTGCCCTTCGGGGCCAACGAGTTCAGCGTCGTCTTCGCGCTGGAGTCCGCGATGCACTTCCGCACGCGCAGCGACTTCCTGCGCGAGGCCTTCCGGGTGCTGCGTCCGGGAGGACGGCTCGTCATGGCGGACATGTGCCAGAAGACGGACCGCGAGGCTGGCGTGGGACTGCGGCGCCGCCTGCACTACCGCTACTGGCGCGGCCTGATTGCCTTCCCCGAGGCCAACGTCTGGTCGACGCAGCGCTACCTCTCGGAGCTGACGGGCGCGGGCTTCAAGAACGCGCGGCTGGACTCCATCGCCTCGGACGTCTACCCCGGGGTCAACACCGCGATTGTCGCGCTGCGAGGCATGGCGGCCATCTCCCGCCGGCTCGGCAATGTCACCGTCGAGAAGGTCCGCGAGAACGTGCTGAAGGCCCGGCAGATTCCCGAGGACCAGCTCCAGTGGACGGACCTCTTCAACTGCGATGAGTACGCGGTGGTGTACGCAGAGAAGCCGTGA
- a CDS encoding non-ribosomal peptide synthetase: protein MMQTHPPADDGVRQRVDGVGRRPPLTHQPHGGEAVQSFAQQRLWFLAQLDAGGFAYNAPFAVRLKGPLDVAALEAGFQEVVRRHESLRTTFAQVDGQPVQRIHAHVALKLEVEEVREAEVVELAEAEARRSFDLERGPLLRVRLLRVAPEEHVLLWTVHHIVFDGWSMGVLEREVAAVYRARVRGGEAGLEPLPVQPADHARWEREWLTGDVLERQLSWWRVQLAGAPPALELPTDRPRPSAQSFHGALLRVPLPEALVPALRELSRKAGVTLFMTLLAGFQALLARYSGQTDIVVGSPFAGRGQHELEGLVGFFANTLALRVDTEGASFLELLTRVRKSCLGAFAHAELPLEKLVDALQSTRDVSRSPIFQAVLALQGEPGRELKLPGVRASDVAFEPGVSKFDLTLFVRETPEGLVGLWEYSTALFGEETVARMAAHYARLLTEAVARPERLVSELPLLSEGERHQVLVRWNETRTEYPRDACVHTLFEEQVARTPDAVAVEYEGARLTYAELNAWANQLARYLRKRGVVAGSRVGLCVGRSLEMVVATLAILKAGGAYVPLDSAYPRDRLAFMVEDSGIQVLLAQPKLLSRLPPDLRVDIVPLEPVEASVSQESTESLSGEPLSAEGLAYVMYTSGSTGRPKGVGIPHRGVVRLVKGSRFVELSEREVFLQLAPISFDASTLELWGALLSGAKLVLFPDQTPSLEDVGAALVRHGVTTLWLTAALFEQMMASQPEALAHVRQVLAGGDVLSPSAVRARLSQGGLLVNGYGPTENTTFTTCHPMTALEQVGPTVSIGRPISNTQVYLLDAGLEPVPVGVWGELYAGGDGLAWGYLSRPELTAERFVPHPFSQEPGARLYRTGDRARWLPDGRIEFSGRLDGQVKLRGFRIELGEVESALLRHPAVREAAVVVREDGPGDKRLVAYFVPRSGAPTTADLRAHVQSKLPEHMVPSAFVALPELPLTPNGKVDRKALPAPDVEDTGERVPPRTAMEQVVAGVFGPLLGRERVWADSHFFELGGHSLSATRAVSRLREVVGRELPVRALFEAPTVAQLARRLEEADGTKSSPLVHQPHGGEAVQSFAQQRLWFISQLDASGFSYNIPFALRLKGSLDVGALEASFQELVRRHESLRTTFAEVDGRPVQRIHAPHELKLHVEDVAEADVLAEVEQEARRPFDLQRGPLLRVRLLRVAPTEHVLLWCVHHSVFDGWSVDVLYQELSRSYSARLRGETPSLEPLPVQYADYARWQRDWLKGDVLERQLSWWKAQLAGAPPVLELPTDRPRPPAQSFRGALLRMPLQDTLARALHQLSRREGVTLFMTLLAGFQALLARYSGQTDIVVGSPISGRNWREVEPLLGFFVNTLALRADTEGATFRELLGRVRKACLGAFAHQDLPFEHLVDALQPTRDLSRSPLFQVMFVMPGTPKPLALDGLTAEDLPFEPGVAKFDLTLFAWDTPRGLETYWEYNTDLYDAETVSRMAGHYVRLLKGAVSHPLQRVDALPLLGEAERRKLLLEWGAREDATYVPGLMHRWVEAQVARTPHAEAVTDGTHSLTYSELDARANQLAHHLMALGVRPNGSVGLCLDRGSLDMPVAVLATLKAGAAFLPLDPTWPSERLALMLEDTCAPVVVAHGHLVSAVPSGTGARLLRLDEAAEAIATCPTHVPPVEVSPETHCYFVYTSGSTGRPKGIVMSHRAVGNMLWWLLQRSVKPDATTLQFASLNFDVSFQELFGTWCLGGRVLLMTPPLRQDPTAMLRYMVRHRVERLYLPFVALQALCDAALTETELPPLNEVVTAGEQLQVTPALVAFFERLPGCVLENQYGPSEAHVVTAWRASGPPASWPALPPVGRPIPNVRLQVVDSRGEPCPIGVPGEVYVAGASLAHGYHGRPHLTADRFIPDVLGGGFGERTYRTGDRARWLADGNVEFLGRLDGQVKLRGFRIELGEVEVVLRAFPGVRDAVAIVREDVPGDRRLVAYVVPQEGPSVDLSGLRELLKARLPEYMMPSAFVSLATLPLAPTGKVDRKALPVPKAESAQTGLVAPRTAMEQVVAGVFGPLLGLERVGADGHFFELGGHSLLATQAVSRLREVLGRELPVRVLFEAPTVAQLARRLEEALEQERGEPPPPLVHQPHGGEAVQSFAQQRLWFVSQIDAGGFSYNMPNALRLKGPLDVEALEAGFQEVVRRHEALRTTFAEVDGQPVQRIHARVELKLEVEEVAEAEVLVRVEEEARRPFDLEGGPLLRVRLLRVAPEEHVLVWCAHHIVFDGWSIRVLEREVATVYGARARGEAPVLEALPVQYADYARWQREWLKGEVLERQLSWWKEHLAGAPLVLELPTDRPRPPVQSFEGAHLPMRLPPELAGALRELSRKEGVTLFMTLLAGFQALLARYTGQPDLLVGSPISGRNWREVEPLLGFFVNTLVLRTDTGGGVSFRELLARVRRTCLGAFAHQDVPFENLVDALQPARDLSRSPLFQVTFVMTGASVPMELPGLVSEEVAFEPGMAKFDLTLFVRELPQGLVAYWEYNTALHDAETVARMAGHYVRLLQGAVSRPGQRVDSLPLLGEAERRRLLVEWNDTRTEYPRDACVHTLFEEQVARTPDAVAVEYEGARLTYAELNARANQLARYLRKRGVLAGSRVGLCAGRSLEMVVATLAILKAGGAYVPLDSAYPRDRLAFMVEDSGIQVLLVQPALLSRLPPGLRVDIVPLVPVEASDSQESTESLSGELMPAEGLAYVMYTSGSTGRPKGVGIPHRGVVRLVKGSHFVELSEREVFLQLAPISFDASTLELWGALLNGAKLVFFPDQTPSLEDVGAALVRHGVTTLWLTAALFEQMMASQPEALAHVRQVLAGGDVLSPSAVRARLEQGGLLVNGYGPTENTTFTTCHPMTAPEQVGHTVPIGRPISNTQVYLVDGALEPVPVGVWGELYTGGDGLAWGYLGRPELTAERFVPHPFSQEPGARLYRTGDRARWLPDGRIEFSGRLDGQVKLRGFRIEPGEVEAALLRHPGVREAVVTAREDGSGNKVLAAYVVSANRQSPHASELRMFLKERLPDYMVPGHFVPMDSIPLSPTGKVDRRVLPAPDGSALDATRIRVAPRTSLELQLVRIWEEILGQHPVGIHDDFFELGGHSLLAMRLLARIRELTGRAPPVAALFQGATVERIAELLRHEQGPTSVLVRLRSGTEKTPFFCIHPVGGTVLAYAELAHLLGPDQPFYGVQSPGLEGSAPRFESLEAMAAHYLDAVCSVQPRGPYLLGGWSMGGILAYEMARQLQARGEEVGLVALIDAYANLSSGKAETPESLEPSRLGALFYRDLLRATGAELPCPEDALSRMPPDEALRVLEAAGRAAAALPESGLQSLETLRRVFEDNLRAAWSYVPRPSAAALLSLEASEASRPHGWAALARGRVEVHTLEGDHYTLLRGDGLRRVASLLREALEGAHALTASLRTPPRTHRS from the coding sequence ATGATGCAGACACATCCTCCGGCGGATGATGGCGTACGGCAGCGGGTGGACGGAGTGGGACGCAGGCCGCCGCTGACACACCAGCCCCACGGCGGTGAGGCGGTGCAGTCCTTCGCGCAGCAGCGGCTGTGGTTCCTCGCGCAGCTCGACGCGGGTGGCTTCGCGTACAACGCGCCATTTGCCGTGCGGCTGAAGGGGCCCCTGGATGTGGCCGCGCTGGAGGCGGGCTTCCAGGAGGTGGTGCGAAGGCACGAGTCCCTGCGCACCACCTTCGCGCAGGTGGACGGTCAGCCCGTGCAGCGCATCCATGCTCACGTGGCGTTGAAGCTGGAAGTGGAGGAGGTGCGCGAAGCGGAGGTGGTGGAGCTCGCGGAGGCGGAGGCGCGCCGGTCCTTCGATTTGGAGCGCGGCCCGCTGCTGCGAGTGCGCCTCTTGCGCGTGGCCCCCGAGGAGCACGTGCTGCTGTGGACGGTGCATCACATCGTTTTCGATGGCTGGTCCATGGGCGTGCTGGAGCGGGAGGTGGCCGCCGTGTACCGCGCGCGGGTGAGGGGAGGGGAGGCCGGGCTGGAGCCGTTGCCGGTGCAGCCCGCGGACCATGCGCGCTGGGAGCGGGAGTGGCTGACGGGGGACGTTCTGGAGCGGCAGTTGTCCTGGTGGAGGGTACAGCTCGCCGGAGCGCCGCCCGCGCTGGAGCTGCCCACCGACAGGCCTCGGCCTTCCGCACAGTCCTTCCACGGCGCGCTGCTGCGCGTGCCGCTGCCGGAGGCGCTGGTGCCTGCACTGCGCGAGCTGAGCCGCAAGGCGGGCGTGACGCTCTTCATGACGCTGCTCGCGGGCTTCCAGGCGTTGCTCGCGCGGTATAGCGGCCAGACGGACATCGTCGTGGGATCGCCCTTCGCGGGGCGCGGCCAGCATGAACTGGAGGGGCTGGTCGGCTTCTTCGCCAACACGCTGGCGCTGCGTGTCGACACCGAGGGCGCGTCCTTCCTGGAGCTGCTGACACGGGTACGCAAGTCGTGCCTGGGGGCCTTCGCTCACGCGGAGCTGCCCCTTGAAAAGCTGGTGGATGCGCTCCAGTCCACGCGAGATGTGAGCCGCTCGCCCATCTTCCAGGCCGTCCTCGCACTCCAGGGCGAGCCGGGGAGAGAGCTGAAGCTTCCGGGGGTGCGTGCCTCGGACGTTGCCTTCGAGCCTGGGGTGTCGAAGTTCGACCTGACGCTCTTCGTGCGCGAGACGCCCGAGGGACTCGTGGGCCTGTGGGAGTACAGCACCGCCCTCTTCGGCGAGGAGACGGTGGCCCGCATGGCGGCGCACTACGCGCGGCTGCTGACCGAAGCCGTTGCTCGGCCGGAGCGGCTCGTGTCGGAGCTGCCGTTGCTATCGGAGGGTGAGCGTCACCAGGTCCTCGTGCGGTGGAATGAGACGCGGACGGAGTACCCGCGCGATGCGTGTGTGCACACCTTGTTCGAGGAGCAGGTGGCGCGCACGCCGGACGCCGTGGCGGTGGAGTACGAGGGCGCTCGGCTGACGTATGCGGAGCTGAATGCTTGGGCCAACCAGCTTGCCCGGTATCTGCGGAAGCGTGGCGTGGTGGCGGGCTCTCGTGTCGGCCTGTGCGTGGGGCGCTCGCTGGAGATGGTGGTGGCGACGCTGGCCATCCTGAAGGCGGGTGGTGCCTACGTGCCGCTCGACAGTGCGTACCCGCGCGACCGGCTGGCGTTCATGGTGGAGGACTCGGGCATCCAGGTGCTGCTGGCGCAGCCCAAGCTGCTCTCCCGTCTGCCTCCGGACCTGCGCGTGGACATCGTGCCGCTGGAGCCCGTGGAGGCGTCCGTCTCGCAGGAGAGTACGGAGAGCCTGAGCGGCGAGCCGCTGTCCGCCGAAGGGCTCGCGTACGTCATGTACACGTCGGGCTCGACGGGACGTCCGAAGGGCGTGGGCATTCCTCACCGGGGCGTGGTGCGCCTCGTGAAGGGCTCGCGCTTCGTGGAGTTGTCGGAGCGCGAAGTCTTCCTCCAGCTCGCGCCCATCTCCTTCGACGCGTCCACGTTGGAGCTATGGGGCGCGCTGCTCAGCGGCGCGAAGCTGGTGCTCTTCCCGGACCAGACTCCCTCGCTGGAGGACGTAGGCGCCGCACTGGTGCGGCACGGAGTCACCACGCTGTGGCTCACCGCCGCCCTCTTCGAGCAGATGATGGCCTCGCAGCCCGAAGCCCTTGCGCACGTGCGTCAGGTGCTTGCCGGTGGTGACGTGCTGTCACCCTCGGCGGTGCGCGCGCGGCTCTCGCAGGGTGGGTTGCTCGTCAACGGCTACGGCCCCACGGAGAACACCACCTTCACCACCTGCCACCCGATGACGGCGCTGGAGCAGGTGGGCCCCACGGTGTCCATCGGCCGGCCCATCTCCAACACGCAGGTGTACCTGTTGGACGCGGGGCTGGAGCCGGTACCCGTGGGCGTGTGGGGAGAGTTGTACGCAGGAGGAGACGGACTGGCGTGGGGCTACCTCAGCCGCCCGGAGCTGACGGCGGAGCGCTTCGTTCCACATCCCTTCAGTCAGGAGCCCGGAGCTCGGCTGTACCGCACGGGAGACCGCGCGCGGTGGCTGCCGGATGGGCGCATCGAGTTCTCCGGCCGCCTCGATGGACAGGTGAAGCTGCGAGGCTTCCGCATCGAGTTGGGCGAGGTGGAGTCCGCCCTGTTGCGCCACCCCGCTGTGCGCGAGGCCGCCGTAGTGGTGCGCGAGGACGGGCCCGGCGACAAGCGGCTCGTCGCGTACTTCGTTCCTCGGAGCGGCGCGCCCACGACGGCGGACCTCCGGGCCCACGTGCAGTCGAAGCTCCCCGAGCACATGGTGCCGTCGGCCTTCGTCGCGCTGCCGGAGCTGCCACTGACGCCCAATGGCAAGGTGGACCGCAAGGCCTTGCCGGCGCCGGACGTCGAGGACACCGGGGAACGCGTGCCACCACGCACCGCAATGGAGCAGGTGGTGGCCGGCGTCTTCGGACCACTGCTCGGTCGGGAGCGCGTGTGGGCCGACAGCCACTTCTTCGAGCTCGGCGGCCATTCGCTGTCGGCCACCCGGGCCGTCTCGCGGCTGCGCGAGGTGGTGGGACGGGAGCTGCCGGTGCGTGCTCTCTTCGAGGCTCCCACCGTGGCGCAGCTCGCGCGGCGCCTGGAAGAGGCGGATGGGACGAAGTCGTCGCCTCTCGTGCATCAGCCGCACGGCGGCGAGGCGGTGCAATCCTTCGCCCAGCAACGCCTGTGGTTCATCTCGCAGCTCGACGCGAGCGGCTTCTCCTACAACATCCCCTTCGCCCTGCGGCTGAAGGGCTCGCTCGACGTAGGCGCACTGGAAGCCAGCTTCCAGGAACTGGTGCGGCGGCATGAGTCGCTGCGCACCACCTTCGCGGAGGTGGACGGTCGGCCCGTGCAGCGCATCCATGCGCCCCATGAGTTGAAGCTGCACGTGGAGGACGTGGCCGAGGCGGACGTCCTCGCCGAAGTGGAGCAGGAGGCGCGAAGGCCCTTCGACCTCCAGCGTGGACCACTGCTCCGCGTGCGCCTCTTGCGCGTGGCCCCCACGGAGCACGTGCTGCTCTGGTGCGTCCACCACAGCGTCTTCGATGGCTGGTCCGTCGACGTGCTGTACCAGGAGCTCTCGCGGTCCTACTCGGCCCGGCTGCGCGGAGAGACACCGTCGCTGGAGCCGCTGCCGGTGCAGTACGCGGACTACGCACGCTGGCAGCGCGACTGGCTGAAGGGCGACGTGCTGGAGCGGCAGTTGTCGTGGTGGAAGGCGCAGCTCGCCGGCGCACCACCCGTGCTGGAGCTGCCCACGGACAGGCCCCGTCCTCCCGCGCAGTCCTTCCGGGGCGCGCTGCTGCGCATGCCCCTGCAGGACACCCTGGCGAGAGCCCTGCATCAGCTCAGCCGGCGCGAGGGCGTGACGCTCTTCATGACGCTGCTCGCGGGCTTCCAGGCGCTACTCGCGCGCTACAGCGGCCAGACGGACATCGTCGTGGGCTCGCCCATCTCCGGCCGCAACTGGCGCGAGGTGGAGCCGCTGCTCGGCTTCTTCGTCAACACGCTCGCGCTGCGCGCGGACACGGAGGGTGCGACGTTCCGCGAGCTGCTCGGCCGCGTGCGCAAGGCCTGCCTCGGCGCCTTCGCCCATCAGGACCTGCCCTTCGAGCACCTCGTCGATGCGCTGCAACCCACGCGAGACCTGAGCCGCTCGCCGCTGTTCCAGGTCATGTTCGTCATGCCGGGGACGCCGAAGCCGCTGGCCCTGGATGGGCTCACCGCCGAGGACCTTCCCTTCGAGCCCGGCGTGGCGAAGTTCGACCTCACCCTCTTCGCGTGGGACACGCCGCGAGGGCTCGAGACGTACTGGGAATACAACACCGACCTCTACGACGCGGAGACGGTGTCCCGGATGGCCGGGCACTACGTGCGCCTGCTCAAGGGAGCGGTGTCCCATCCGCTCCAGCGCGTGGACGCACTGCCCCTCCTGGGCGAGGCCGAGCGCCGCAAGCTGCTGCTGGAGTGGGGCGCGCGCGAGGATGCCACCTACGTCCCGGGCCTCATGCACCGCTGGGTGGAAGCCCAGGTGGCGCGCACGCCGCACGCCGAGGCGGTGACGGACGGCACGCACTCCCTCACGTACTCCGAGCTGGATGCGCGCGCGAATCAGCTCGCGCACCACCTGATGGCGCTGGGTGTCCGGCCGAATGGCTCGGTGGGCCTGTGCCTGGACCGCGGCAGCCTGGACATGCCCGTGGCGGTGCTGGCCACGCTCAAGGCGGGCGCGGCCTTCCTGCCGTTGGATCCAACATGGCCCTCGGAGCGCCTCGCCCTGATGCTGGAGGACACCTGCGCGCCGGTGGTGGTGGCGCACGGACACCTCGTCTCGGCGGTGCCTTCTGGTACGGGTGCGCGGCTGCTGCGCCTGGACGAGGCGGCGGAGGCGATTGCCACGTGCCCCACGCACGTGCCGCCGGTGGAGGTGTCTCCGGAGACGCACTGCTACTTCGTGTACACGTCGGGCAGCACCGGACGGCCCAAGGGAATCGTCATGTCCCACCGCGCGGTGGGGAACATGCTGTGGTGGTTGCTCCAGCGCTCGGTGAAGCCGGACGCCACCACGCTCCAGTTCGCCTCGCTCAACTTCGACGTCTCCTTCCAGGAGCTGTTCGGCACCTGGTGCCTGGGCGGCCGCGTGCTGCTGATGACGCCGCCGCTGCGTCAGGACCCCACGGCCATGCTGCGCTACATGGTGCGGCACCGCGTGGAGCGGCTGTACCTGCCCTTCGTCGCGCTCCAGGCGCTGTGTGACGCGGCCCTCACCGAGACGGAACTGCCGCCGCTCAACGAGGTGGTGACGGCGGGCGAGCAGCTCCAGGTGACGCCTGCCCTGGTGGCCTTCTTCGAGCGGCTCCCAGGCTGCGTGCTGGAGAACCAGTACGGTCCTTCCGAGGCGCACGTCGTCACGGCGTGGCGCGCATCCGGTCCTCCCGCCTCGTGGCCCGCGCTGCCTCCGGTGGGCCGGCCCATCCCCAACGTGCGGCTCCAGGTGGTGGACTCGCGCGGAGAGCCGTGTCCCATCGGAGTGCCCGGCGAGGTGTACGTCGCGGGCGCGAGCCTCGCGCACGGCTACCACGGGCGTCCGCACCTGACGGCGGACCGCTTCATTCCGGATGTCCTCGGAGGCGGTTTCGGAGAGCGCACCTACCGCACGGGAGACCGGGCGCGGTGGCTTGCGGATGGGAACGTGGAGTTCCTCGGCCGGCTGGATGGGCAGGTGAAGCTGCGCGGCTTCCGCATCGAACTGGGCGAGGTGGAGGTCGTGCTGCGCGCCTTCCCCGGCGTGCGCGACGCGGTGGCCATCGTTCGCGAGGACGTGCCCGGAGACCGGAGGCTGGTGGCCTACGTCGTGCCGCAGGAGGGCCCATCGGTGGATCTCTCCGGACTGCGTGAGCTGCTGAAGGCCCGGCTGCCCGAGTACATGATGCCCTCGGCCTTCGTGTCGCTCGCCACGCTTCCGCTGGCGCCGACCGGCAAGGTGGACCGCAAGGCGCTGCCCGTGCCGAAGGCGGAGAGCGCGCAGACGGGGCTCGTGGCGCCTCGCACCGCGATGGAGCAGGTTGTGGCCGGCGTCTTCGGCCCGTTGCTCGGACTGGAGCGTGTCGGAGCGGATGGCCACTTCTTCGAGCTGGGCGGCCACTCGCTGCTGGCCACGCAGGCCGTCTCCCGCTTGCGCGAAGTACTGGGCCGCGAGCTGCCGGTGCGCGTGCTGTTCGAGGCGCCCACCGTGGCGCAGCTCGCGCGGCGGTTGGAGGAGGCACTGGAGCAGGAGCGCGGCGAGCCTCCACCGCCCCTGGTGCACCAGCCGCACGGCGGCGAAGCGGTGCAGTCCTTCGCGCAGCAGCGGCTGTGGTTCGTCTCGCAAATCGACGCGGGGGGCTTCTCGTACAACATGCCCAATGCCCTGCGTCTGAAGGGGCCGCTGGACGTGGAGGCGCTGGAGGCGGGCTTCCAGGAGGTGGTGCGGCGGCACGAGGCGTTGCGCACCACCTTCGCGGAAGTGGATGGGCAGCCGGTGCAGCGAATCCACGCGCGTGTGGAGTTGAAGCTGGAAGTGGAGGAGGTCGCGGAGGCGGAGGTCCTCGTCCGCGTGGAAGAGGAGGCGCGTAGGCCCTTCGACCTGGAGGGCGGCCCGCTGTTGCGCGTGCGGTTGCTGCGCGTGGCTCCCGAAGAGCACGTGCTGGTCTGGTGCGCGCATCACATCGTCTTCGACGGCTGGTCGATACGCGTGCTGGAACGGGAAGTGGCGACTGTGTACGGCGCGCGGGCGAGGGGAGAAGCGCCGGTGTTGGAAGCGCTGCCGGTGCAGTACGCGGACTATGCGCGGTGGCAGCGGGAGTGGTTGAAGGGCGAGGTGCTGGAGCGACAACTGTCCTGGTGGAAGGAACATCTCGCGGGAGCGCCGCTCGTGTTGGAGTTGCCCACGGACAGGCCTCGTCCACCGGTGCAGTCCTTCGAGGGTGCACACCTGCCGATGCGACTTCCGCCGGAGCTCGCGGGAGCGCTGCGCGAGCTGAGCCGCAAGGAAGGCGTGACGCTCTTCATGACGCTGCTCGCGGGCTTCCAGGCGCTGCTCGCGCGCTACACGGGCCAGCCGGACCTTCTCGTGGGCTCGCCCATCTCCGGTCGTAACTGGCGTGAGGTGGAGCCGCTGCTCGGCTTCTTCGTCAACACCCTGGTCCTGCGCACCGACACGGGCGGTGGCGTCTCGTTCCGCGAGCTGCTGGCGAGGGTGCGCAGGACGTGCCTGGGTGCGTTCGCGCATCAGGACGTGCCCTTCGAGAACCTCGTCGATGCGCTGCAGCCCGCGCGGGACTTGAGCCGTTCGCCGCTGTTCCAGGTCACGTTCGTGATGACCGGAGCCTCGGTGCCCATGGAGCTGCCGGGCCTCGTCTCGGAAGAGGTGGCCTTCGAGCCGGGCATGGCGAAGTTCGACCTGACGCTCTTCGTGCGCGAGCTGCCACAGGGGCTCGTGGCGTACTGGGAATACAACACCGCACTCCACGACGCGGAGACGGTGGCTCGCATGGCGGGGCACTACGTGCGGCTGCTGCAAGGGGCCGTCTCCCGTCCAGGCCAGCGCGTGGACTCGCTGCCGCTCCTGGGCGAGGCCGAGCGCCGCAGGCTCCTGGTCGAGTGGAATGACACGCGGACGGAGTACCCGCGCGATGCGTGTGTGCACACCTTGTTCGAGGAGCAGGTGGCGCGCACCCCGGATGCCGTGGCGGTGGAGTACGAGGGCGCGCGGCTGACGTATGCGGAGCTGAATGCGCGGGCCAACCAGCTTGCCCGGTATCTGCGCAAGCGCGGAGTCTTGGCGGGCTCTCGTGTCGGCCTGTGCGCGGGACGCTCGCTGGAGATGGTGGTGGCGACGCTGGCCATCCTGAAGGCGGGTGGTGCCTACGTGCCGCTCGACAGTGCATACCCGCGCGACCGGCTGGCGTTCATGGTGGAGGACTCGGGCATCCAGGTGCTGCTCGTGCAGCCCGCGCTTCTGTCGCGGCTGCCTCCGGGTCTGCGCGTGGACATCGTGCCGCTGGTGCCCGTGGAGGCCTCCGACTCGCAGGAGAGTACGGAGAGCCTGAGCGGCGAGCTGATGCCCGCCGAAGGGCTCGCGTACGTCATGTACACGTCGGGCTCGACGGGACGTCCGAAGGGTGTGGGCATTCCGCACCGGGGCGTGGTGCGCCTCGTGAAGGGCTCGCACTTCGTGGAGTTGTCGGAGCGCGAAGTCTTCCTCCAGCTCGCGCCCATCTCCTTCGACGCGTCCACGTTGGAGCTGTGGGGCGCGCTGCTCAACGGCGCGAAGCTGGTGTTCTTCCCGGACCAGACTCCCTCGCTGGAGGACGTAGGCGCCGCACTGGTGCGGCACGGAGTCACCACGCTGTGGCTCACCGCCGCCCTCTTCGAGCAGATGATGGCCTCGCAGCCCGAAGCCCTTGCGCACGTGCGGCAGGTGCTTGCCGGTGGTGACGTGCTGTCACCCTCAGCGGTGCGCGCCCGGCTTGAGCAGGGCGGGTTGCTCGTCAACGGCTACGGCCCCACGGAGAACACCACCTTCACCACCTGCCACCCGATGACGGCGCCGGAGCAGGTGGGCCACACAGTGCCCATCGGCCGGCCCATCTCCAACACGCAGGTGTACTTGGTGGACGGGGCGCTGGAGCCGGTGCCCGTGGGCGTGTGGGGAGAGCTGTATACGGGCGGAGATGGACTGGCGTGGGGCTATCTCGGCCGGCCGGAGCTGACGGCGGAGCGCTTCGTTCCGCACCCATTCAGCCAGGAGCCCGGAGCTCGGCTGTACCGCACGGGAGACCGTGCTCGCTGGCTGCCGGACGGACGTATCGAGTTCTCCGGACGTCTCGACGGGCAGGTGAAGCTGAGAGGCTTCCGCATCGAGCCGGGCGAAGTGGAAGCCGCGCTGCTACGGCATCCAGGTGTTCGCGAAGCAGTGGTGACGGCGCGCGAGGATGGCTCGGGCAACAAGGTACTGGCGGCCTACGTCGTCAGCGCAAACAGGCAGTCTCCACATGCCTCTGAGCTGCGCATGTTCCTCAAGGAGCGGCTCCCCGACTACATGGTGCCCGGCCACTTCGTGCCCATGGATTCCATTCCCCTGTCGCCCACCGGCAAGGTGGACCGACGCGTGCTGCCTGCGCCGGACGGCTCGGCGCTGGATGCCACGCGCATCCGCGTCGCTCCGCGCACCTCACTAGAGCTGCAGCTCGTTCGCATCTGGGAGGAGATACTGGGTCAGCACCCGGTGGGCATCCACGATGACTTCTTCGAGCTGGGGGGCCACTCGCTGCTGGCCATGCGCCTGCTGGCTCGGATTCGCGAGCTGACAGGACGGGCCCCTCCCGTGGCGGCCCTCTTCCAGGGGGCCACGGTGGAGCGCATCGCCGAGCTGCTGCGCCACGAGCAGGGCCCCACGTCCGTGCTGGTGCGGCTGCGGAGCGGCACGGAGAAGACGCCCTTCTTCTGCATCCACCCCGTGGGCGGCACCGTGCTGGCGTACGCAGAGCTGGCGCACCTGCTCGGGCCGGACCAGCCGTTCTACGGCGTGCAGTCGCCGGGGCTGGAGGGAAGTGCTCCACGCTTCGAGAGTCTGGAGGCCATGGCCGCGCACTACCTGGACGCGGTGTGCTCCGTGCAGCCGCGAGGACCGTACCTGCTGGGCGGCTGGTCCATGGGCGGCATCCTCGCCTACGAGATGGCTCGCCAGCTCCAGGCGCGCGGCGAGGAGGTGGGCCTGGTCGCGCTCATCGATGCGTATGCGAACCTCTCCTCCGGCAAGGCGGAGACTCCGGAGTCGCTGGAGCCCTCCAGGCTCGGCGCGCTCTTCTACCGCGACCTGCTGCGCGCGACGGGTGCGGAGCTTCCGTGCCCGGAGGATGCGCTGTCACGGATGCCTCCGGACGAAGCGCTGCGGGTGCTCGAGGCGGCGGGCCGCGCGGCGGCGGCGCTTCCCGAGTCGGGCCTCCAATCCCTGGAGACGCTGCGGCGAGTATTCGAGGACAACCTCCGCGCGGCGTGGAGCTACGTGCCCCGGCCCTCCGCGGCGGCTCTACTCTCCCTGGAGGCGAGCGAGGCGTCACGACCGCACGGCTGGGCGGCGCTGGCTCGAGGCCGGGTAGAGGTGCACACGCTGGAAGGCGACCACTACACCCTCCTGCGCGGCGACGGCCTCAGGAGGGTGGCCTCGCTGCTACGTGAAGCCCTGGAGGGGGCCCACGCGCTCACGGCTTCTCTGCGTACACCACCGCGTACTCATCGCAGTTGA